A region from the Stutzerimonas stutzeri genome encodes:
- a CDS encoding MGMT family protein yields the protein MTEHPPLLPPGADAESRRSAVYLVMAQIPEGKVVSYGEVAAMAGLGRAARWVGRLMSQLPEGTSLPWHRVIGAGGRLSLPAGTAAGHEQRMRLRAEGITIINDRVDIRRYGWHSAEHSG from the coding sequence ATGACCGAACACCCGCCTCTGCTACCGCCCGGTGCCGATGCCGAATCCCGACGCTCGGCGGTCTATCTGGTGATGGCGCAGATCCCGGAGGGCAAAGTCGTCAGTTACGGCGAAGTGGCCGCCATGGCCGGGCTCGGTCGTGCGGCACGCTGGGTCGGCCGGCTGATGTCACAGCTGCCGGAGGGTACCAGCCTGCCCTGGCACAGGGTGATTGGCGCCGGCGGGCGGCTCAGCCTGCCGGCCGGCACGGCTGCCGGACATGAGCAACGCATGCGCCTTCGCGCCGAGGGAATCACCATCATCAATGACCGGGTCGACATACGTCGGTACGGCTGGCATTCGGCGGAGCACAGCGGGTAG